AGTAGCCGACGCACATGCGCCCCTGGCAGTCGCCCATGCTTACCCGGGTACGCATCTTCAGGCTGGCCATGTCCTCCACACCCTGCTCCAGGGCCAGGTCAATCTGATCGCGGGTGACGTTTTCGCAACGGCAGATCACCGTATCGGCCTGGGGCAGCTGGATCTGCGCCGCGCCGCGCGCGGTGTAGCGTTCCACCCCGGAACGGAAGCGCTTGATCGCCGCCAGCTTGCCCAGGAAGCGTTCACGGCGCTCGATCGCCTGCTCGGCATCGAGCTTGCCCATCTGCTGCAACATCGACACCGCGGCGATACGCCCGGTGAGCATCGCTGCCTCGCCACCGCGAATACCGGCCATGTCGCCGGCCAGGTGAATGTTCGGCTGGCTGCTCTGCTGCCACACGTTGCACTCGGCGCGCAGGTAGCCGTCCTCACTGAAACCATGGGCCAGGCCCAGTTGCTGGCTGAGCTGGGTCCGCGGAATGAAGCCGTAGCCCACCGCCAGGGTGCGCACCTGCTCGCGCTGGATGCGGGTCATGTCCGGCTGCCAATCCTGGGTGTAGGGGGCGACCTGGACCTCCTGCAATTCGCCGTCACCCGTGGCGCCCACCACGCCCCAGCCGTAATGCATGGGGATGCCGTTGAGCTTCATGTAGGCCAGCATGCTCAGGCCGTCGAGGAACAGCTGCGGCTTGTTCATCAACGCCAGGCTTTCCTTGGCGATACGGTTGAACGAGCAGGCCTCGTACACGCCGGCCACCTTGGCGCCGGCGGCGTGCAGCTGGCAGGCGACCAGTGGCAGCAACGGCCCGGTACCGGCAATCAGCGTGCTGCCCAGTGGCTTGACCACGCCACTCTTGATCTGCAGCTGCAAGCCGCCGAGCAGGATCACACCGGGCAAGGTCCAGCCAGGGAACGGCACGTTGCGCTCGTGGCATCCGGCGGCCAACAGCAGGTGCGAGTAGTCGATCTCGTGCAGCTGTTCATCAGCGTCGAGGACCATCAGCCGTTGATCGTCCCCACCCACCACGCGATGGTTCAGGCGCAGGTCGATGCGCTCGGCGCAGGCGGCGAAATCTTCATGCAGCTTGGTCAGGGCCTTGGTGTAGCGCGGCCCCAGGTAGCCCAGGTCGACACCCGCGCGCAGCGGGCCCCGATAGACCACGCCACCGGGGCGCGACGCCTCGTCGAACAGCAGGCAGTCCACGCCATGTTCGGCCAGCTCGATGGCGGCGCCCATGCCGGCCGAACCGCCACCGACGATCACGGGACGAAGGCTCATGGGTGGGCCTCCTCTTGCACGCGATTGACCTCGGTCTCGATGCTCATGCCCGGCTTGACGATGGTCTGGCAGGCGCGACGCTTGGGACGACCATCGATCTGCACCAGGCAGCAATGGCAGACGCCCATGCCGCAGAAGGCACCGCTGAGCTGACCATGATCGTTGCGGGCCAGCTGGCGCAGGCCAACGGCGTTGAGCACACTGAGTACGGTTTCGCCGGCACTGGCGACCGCAGGCAGGCCATTGACCAGCAGGGTCATTTCAGCGCCTTCCAATGGCTGGATATCGTGCTTTCGTTGCAGCGTCTGCATTTCCTGTCGTCCTTGATGACTGATGGGTCGGGCGACGTTAGGGCAAACAACGAGGGAAAACATTGATCCATGCCAGAGGCAGGATTAGGAAACGTCCTACAACGACGAACGTGCAACAGTGTTCACAAACGGGAAGGCTCAGGTTGGACAGATGAGCTTGTCAGGATTGATATCGACACTGAATAAGAAAGCGTTGTCATAGCCCGTATAGAAATGTTCCTGGCGGAACTTGAACCTGCGCATGGCCTCGAGAAACTCTGGCTCCTTGCAGGCCAGGCGCTCCAACCCCGCGCGCACGCGCGCCTCCATCTTCGACTTGCGCTCCCACGGCAGGCTGCTGGAGGCCATGTCGACCTGATAGCGGTAGGCGATCGTGTCGCCGGAGATGATATCGATCCTTTCCAGCCGGGTCAGTGCGTCGACCTGCCTGGGTAGGGTGCTGTTCAGATGAAGCACGTTCTCGACCCACTGGGCTCGCTGCGCAACCCGCTGCTCCTCGGCTTTGAGCGCGTAAAAACGCCCAGCCAGCATGAGCACGAGGGTTGCGCCAATGGACAGGTAGAAGTTGCGCAGGCTGCGCGGCTTTTTCGGTGCCAGTTTCATCAACATCAGGTTTTCTCTTCCTGTAAACGAAAACGCCCCTGGCA
This window of the Pseudomonas mosselii genome carries:
- the hcnB gene encoding cyanide-forming glycine dehydrogenase subunit HcnB, which gives rise to MSLRPVIVGGGSAGMGAAIELAEHGVDCLLFDEASRPGGVVYRGPLRAGVDLGYLGPRYTKALTKLHEDFAACAERIDLRLNHRVVGGDDQRLMVLDADEQLHEIDYSHLLLAAGCHERNVPFPGWTLPGVILLGGLQLQIKSGVVKPLGSTLIAGTGPLLPLVACQLHAAGAKVAGVYEACSFNRIAKESLALMNKPQLFLDGLSMLAYMKLNGIPMHYGWGVVGATGDGELQEVQVAPYTQDWQPDMTRIQREQVRTLAVGYGFIPRTQLSQQLGLAHGFSEDGYLRAECNVWQQSSQPNIHLAGDMAGIRGGEAAMLTGRIAAVSMLQQMGKLDAEQAIERRERFLGKLAAIKRFRSGVERYTARGAAQIQLPQADTVICRCENVTRDQIDLALEQGVEDMASLKMRTRVSMGDCQGRMCVGYCSDRLRSATGRADVGWLRPRFPVDPIPFSAFEQLGTEA
- the hcnA gene encoding cyanide-forming glycine dehydrogenase subunit HcnA, which codes for MQTLQRKHDIQPLEGAEMTLLVNGLPAVASAGETVLSVLNAVGLRQLARNDHGQLSGAFCGMGVCHCCLVQIDGRPKRRACQTIVKPGMSIETEVNRVQEEAHP